The Leptospira harrisiae genome segment AAAAGAGGCCGGGGAAACTTCCATAGCAGAAGTAGCAGTAGAAGCTGAAGTAGCCAACGGAACAATTTATAATTATTTTAAAACAAAAGAAGAGTTATTAGATGCATCGGCTCTAATGTTGGCAGAACAGGCTGCGGCGGAAGCGGATATTCTTATGGCTGATATTCAAAACGAAGTGGAACGTTTGGCGTTTGGTGCCGTACACTTTTTACAAAAAGCAAGAAAAGATTCCGATTGGGCCTGGGCTCTTATACGTGTGGCAGCAGTGGCACCTAGAATGAGCGAAATTCTCAGAGCCTATCCACTTAGGGATATGAAAAAAGCAGTAACATCTGGAAAATTCTCAATCGATTCGGAAGAGTCCGCCTTGGCTTTGTTTGTTGGAGCCATTCACTATGGAATCCGAAATATTCTGGAAGGTAGAGCAAACTTTAAAACACATGATGTGGATTTGATTGTTTTAGTACTGAGAGCCTTCGGTTTTACGCATACGAATGCAAAAAACACTGTCACTCGGGCATATGATAAAGTTTGGAAATCAAATCCCTAATTTCCATTAGATAATTCTAAAGAATCCCTCACAACTAATGCAGCCTTAATTGGTTAGTTTTGCCATTTGAATAACTTTCGATTCTCCCCCTAACGATTTTTCCTTTCGATTTCCTATCGTGATATCCTTTGCTTTTGGTAGTTAGTCATATTTCCAATGGTTTGTCGGTTTTAATATTATTGACATATATTGCATAAATGAGAATACTCTCAAAAAAGAAGGATTTTACATTTATGGAACGGATGGTTGAAAATCAAAATCTCCAGACACCCAATGTGGTCATTGTAGGTGCAGGCCCTGTCGGAGTTCTCACTGCTAATCTTTTGGGTTTGCAGGGCATTCCTGTGCTTCTCATCGATCAAAATCCCGGGATTTTAGAAATTCCAAGAGCCATTTCTTTGGACCAGGATGCTTTGAGAGTTTTACAAGCAGCAGGATTCGGAGAAGAGATCGC includes the following:
- a CDS encoding TetR/AcrR family transcriptional regulator, whose amino-acid sequence is MAILKPKKTLLPKKERTRAQIMNAALRLFAIKEAGETSIAEVAVEAEVANGTIYNYFKTKEELLDASALMLAEQAAAEADILMADIQNEVERLAFGAVHFLQKARKDSDWAWALIRVAAVAPRMSEILRAYPLRDMKKAVTSGKFSIDSEESALALFVGAIHYGIRNILEGRANFKTHDVDLIVLVLRAFGFTHTNAKNTVTRAYDKVWKSNP